A region of the Candidatus Nezhaarchaeota archaeon genome:
GGGCGTCGTCGGGTACACTAGGCCCCTAGCCTTCGACTTAAAGTGGGCGACTCAGTGGGTAGGCATGAGCGGAGTGACGATTAAGCCGAGGCTCTACGTAGGCGTAGGCGTCTCAGGGGCCATTCAGCACGTGGCTGGCATAAGGGACTCTAAGGTAATAGTGGCCATAAACACAGACGCCGACGCACCCATCTTCAAGGCAGCCGACTACGGCGTAGTTGGCGACCTCTACGCCGTCGTCCCTGAGCTAGTGAAGAAGATTAAGGAGAGGGCCAAGTAAAGCACAGACCCCTTTTTATTGTAAGAAGGCCTTTGCGCAAAAGCCTTAGACCTAACCGTTGGCTATGTAGCTCCTAGGTTAATGAAGGCTTATTAAGCTATCAACTTAATACCGTAAAGGAGGAGGCTTGCTTACGTTAGGCCCGCGCATAAAGGTAAGCGAGGTCATGAGGGCCCCTCCGCCAACAATCCCGCTTAAAGCTACGCTTAAGGAAGTAGCTGAGAAGATGTGGAATGAGAGGGTAGACGCTGTCCTAATCGTCGACGACGAAAAGCTAGTCGGCATAGTTACTTGGGTAGATGTAGCCTACGCAGCTTCTAGGCTAGGCAGCAATGCGCCGGTGAGCATGTTCATGACAGAGAAGCCACTCACGATAGGAGGAGGCGAGGCTGTGAGCGAAGCCGTGAGGAAGATGCGCTCCGCTAAGATAGAGCACCTGCCAGTGGTAGATGAGGCTGGAAGGGCCTTAGGGCTGCTATCGATACACCATATCTATGGCCTACTGGTAAACATCGTCGAGCAGCTGCTTGGAGCTCGTGATTAAGGCGCCGGCTCGCCCAAACCTTCTTCTGCTTTTTCCATACGTCCTACTACTCCTCACCGCAGGCTGAGCTGTTAGTAATGGAGAGCGAGGATCAGCCATAGGATGTTTAAGGGCAGTGGTGATTCCGGACAAAGATTCAAAGCGCAGCGGAGATCAGCACGCTGCCACTGAAAGACGCAGGCGGCGCTGTATAAAGGCCGAGGGCTGACTGTGCTTAATTGAGAGGCGCTAGCTCTCCTACGAACTGAGGCAGCGATTAAAAGTTTTAAAGATAGAGCCGTGGGGTAGGCGCTGAGAAGCTAGCCGCCAGCTTCTCCATGGTCTTAGAGCAGCGGCGGTGCCCCGCCTTAAGACGAATAACCCGGTTCTGAAGACGACGAAGGTAAGCTTACTCTACGTTGAAAGGTATCTCAAGCATCTTTTTAGACGCCCTAAACCTGGGCCTCTCTAGCTTAATCCTTCCTACCTGACCAGTGGTGGCTGTATGCTGCTTATTACACGCGTTTACGTTCCAGTCTTCTATGACGACTACGCTCAGCTCCCTGACGTGCTCAGGGACGGGGAAGAGGTCGTACATCTCCTCTCCGAACCTACGCTCAGCCTCCTCCCTAGGCAGAGTATATACCTTAACAGGGACGTCCTCCTCAACCTTCCTGTTGGCCAGTTTCTCGATCGCCTCCACCTCTTCGTCGGTGGGCTTACGGTCGAACTGCACAGTCAGCCTACCGTGCTTGCCGCTGACATATACACTAGCGGTCCACTTGGCTCCTAGCACCTTGACGACGGCCCCCTTCACTACGTGGAGTGCTGTGTGCGTCCTCACCTCGTCTAAGGGGAGTGCCGGAGGCCTAGGTAGGCCTAGGCCCTCGCCTCGCCTAAGCTCCCCAGGCTGCATACCTTTCCCTCTAAGAGGCAGGTGGAAGAAAAAAGGGAGAAGAAGGCTAGGCCCACCACTTTCTAACTGCTTCAGCGCCTATGGTGTCCCTGGCTATGATGTACCTCATGATGTTCTGGGCGCCCTCAGCGCCTATGACGTAGCTGAATAGGCCTAGCCAAGCCCTGAAGATAGGAGACTCCTTAGTGTACGCGTAGGCACCGTACCACTTCATTACCTCCTCGGCTATGTCGACGGCCGTTTCAGGGGCCTCCATCTTGGCGAGGGCGACGGGCACGTTTAGGTCCTGCGGCTTGTAGGATGGGTCCTTCTCAAGGTATATTTTGTCTAGGAGCCTAGCTGCCCTATACACGAAGTACCTGGCTGCTTCATAGCGCGCGTAGAGCTCAGCGAACTTGAAGTTCACTCCCTGGAAGCTGGCGATGGGCCTCCCGAAGAGCCTGCGCTGATGGAACCACTGGACCGCTTGATCGAGCAGCCAGCGGGAGCCGCCTATACAGGCGGCGGATACGACTATCCTAGCTGCGTTGAAGCCCTCCATGACGTAGTAGAAGCCCCTGCCCTCCTCACCTAGCAAGTACACGTCCTCAAGCTCTACGTCGTTGCATATGAAGCCGCCAGTAGTTAAGCCGCACCTACCTATGTCGTGGTACACCGTCGGGCTTATCCCGCTCCTCAGCTTACCGTTCCTCCTGCCTATGAAGGCGAAGGCGGAGAGGCCCTTATGATCCCCTGGGGACCCAGCTGTCCTAGCCACTAGGAAGAAGCCTCCTCCCCAAGGGAGCTTAATGAAGGCTTCGCCGACGCCGCTTATATATGCCTTTTCGCCGTTAAATACGTAGGCCCTCCCCTTCTTAGTAGCCGTCATCCTTATCCCAGCAATGTCGCTGCCCCCCTGAGGCTCAGTGGTGGCTATGCCGAAGAAGGCTTCTCCCTTAGCCACCCTGGGGATTACCTCTTGGCACACCTCCTCTTTGCCAAGGTACTCGAGCATGAAGGGCCAGCCGTTGTTAAGCAGCGCGTACACAGCGAGCGCTACGGCTGGGTCGGCGTAGGCTATCTCCTCGACGGCTATGGCGGCCATGGTGTAGCTCCCCCCCTGCCCGCCGTACTTATCGCTATTAGCTATGCAGAAGAGGCCTTGCTCGCCCATCTTCTTAATGAGGTCGATTGGAACGTCTAGAGGGTCTATCGAAGCCTTTTCGTCTATCTCAACCCACCTAGGGGCAATGTACTTTTGGCAGAACTCCCTCACTGTTTCCCTGAACATCTTCTCCTCTTCGCTAAAGAAGCCGGGCATGTCCTTAGCGTAGCTACAGCCCGCTGGAGGCAGGCTCAAAACTAACACACCCCTACAGGACAGGCGTGGTTGACGTGTA
Encoded here:
- a CDS encoding acyl-CoA/acyl-ACP dehydrogenase, with product MLVLSLPPAGCSYAKDMPGFFSEEEKMFRETVREFCQKYIAPRWVEIDEKASIDPLDVPIDLIKKMGEQGLFCIANSDKYGGQGGSYTMAAIAVEEIAYADPAVALAVYALLNNGWPFMLEYLGKEEVCQEVIPRVAKGEAFFGIATTEPQGGSDIAGIRMTATKKGRAYVFNGEKAYISGVGEAFIKLPWGGGFFLVARTAGSPGDHKGLSAFAFIGRRNGKLRSGISPTVYHDIGRCGLTTGGFICNDVELEDVYLLGEEGRGFYYVMEGFNAARIVVSAACIGGSRWLLDQAVQWFHQRRLFGRPIASFQGVNFKFAELYARYEAARYFVYRAARLLDKIYLEKDPSYKPQDLNVPVALAKMEAPETAVDIAEEVMKWYGAYAYTKESPIFRAWLGLFSYVIGAEGAQNIMRYIIARDTIGAEAVRKWWA
- a CDS encoding alanyl-tRNA editing protein: MQPGELRRGEGLGLPRPPALPLDEVRTHTALHVVKGAVVKVLGAKWTASVYVSGKHGRLTVQFDRKPTDEEVEAIEKLANRKVEEDVPVKVYTLPREEAERRFGEEMYDLFPVPEHVRELSVVVIEDWNVNACNKQHTATTGQVGRIKLERPRFRASKKMLEIPFNVE
- a CDS encoding CBS domain-containing protein; protein product: MLTLGPRIKVSEVMRAPPPTIPLKATLKEVAEKMWNERVDAVLIVDDEKLVGIVTWVDVAYAASRLGSNAPVSMFMTEKPLTIGGGEAVSEAVRKMRSAKIEHLPVVDEAGRALGLLSIHHIYGLLVNIVEQLLGARD